One region of Triticum aestivum cultivar Chinese Spring chromosome 6B, IWGSC CS RefSeq v2.1, whole genome shotgun sequence genomic DNA includes:
- the LOC123133649 gene encoding pollen allergen Phl p 5b-like: MPAEGGTPTDAAASTPAEAATPTDSAASTPAEGGTPDKAAAGYSDTTPAEQPAADGTKTAPGEGKATTVEQKFIEKMNQAYKKAVEAANVAEQEDKFSVFDATFNKEIKQCLAGMSAKFMAMIDRAFKIAYNSAAGAATAKEKFAMLFLTLTEALRFISATLDAHAIKPAMEEVVAGGVKAASGATQVIKKLDTVIKAASAAAKEAPKADRILVFQAALNKFMKEQMGPAYDQQMMSDLDAEVKKAAASSSASKTETKDTDVADALAKTITTIANATKDGAETAAAPVAEAGTKTAAAESGYKAADKSAAAPAAESDYKAAHKSAAEPAAAPAAEAATAPAADAASKPAAAESGYKAKAEAAPEPAAESATKSAAKPAADAAAEPAAEAATKPADGKAGYKDSADAATKPAAAGGYNL, encoded by the coding sequence ATGCCCGCTGAGGGGGGGACACCGACCGACGCCGCCGCCAGCACGCCCGCCGAGGCGGCGACCCCGACCGATTCCGCCGCCAGCACTCCCGCCGAGGGGGGAACGCCCGACAAGGCCGCGGCGGGCTACAGTGACACTACGCCGGCCGAGCAGCCCGCCGCCGATGGCACTAAGACGGCGCCCGGGGAGGGGAAGGCGACGACGGTCGAGCAGAAGTTCATCgagaagatgaaccaagcgtacaAGAAGGCTGTGGAAGCGGCCAACGTGGCGGAGCAAGAGGACAAGTTTTCTGTTTTCGACGCCACCTTCAACAAGGAGATCAAGCAGTGCCTCGCCGGCATGAGCGCCAAATTCATGGCCATGATCGACCGCGCCTTCAAGATAGCGTACaactccgccgccggcgccgccacggCGAAGGAAAAGTTCGCCATGTTGTTTCTCACCCTCACAGAGGCCCTCCGCTTCATTTCCGCCACCCTGGACGCCCACGCCATCAAGCCGGCCATGGAGGAGGTGGTTGCCGGAGGCGTGAAGGCCGCATCCGGCGCGACGCAGGTCATCAAGAAGCTCGACACGGTCATCAAGGCAGCCTCCGCTGCTGCCAAAGAAGCTCCGAAAGCCGACAGGATCCTCGTGTTCCAAGCCGCCCTCAACAAGTTCATGAAGGAGCAGATGGGCCCCGCCTACGATCAGCAGATGATGTCCGACCTTGACGCGGAGGTCAAaaaggccgccgcctcctcctccgcctccaagACCGAAACTAAGGACACCGACGTCGCGGACGCCTTGGCGAAGACCATCACCACCATTGCCAACGCCACCAAGGATGGCGCGGAAACTGCTGCCGCGCCCGTCGCAGAAGCCGGTACCAAGACTGCAGCTGCCGAATCCGGCTACAAGGCCGCCGACAAATCCGCTGCCGCGCCAGCTGCCGAATCCGACTACAAGGCCGCCCATAAATCCGCTGCCGAGCCCGCTGCCGCGCCCGCTGCCGAAGCCGCAACCGCGCCTGCTGCCGATGCCGCTTCCAAGCCCGCGGCTGCTGAATCCGGTTACAAGGCCAAGGCCGAAGCCGCTCCCGAGCCCGCAGCAGAATCCGCCACCAAGTCCGCTGCCAAGCCCGCAGCCGATGCCGCTGCCGAGCCCGCTGCGGAAGCGGCTACCAAGCCCGCAGATGGCAAAGCCGGCTACAAGGACTCCGCCGATGCCGCGACCAAGCCTGCTGCCGCAGGCGGCTACAATCTGTGA